From a single Apium graveolens cultivar Ventura chromosome 2, ASM990537v1, whole genome shotgun sequence genomic region:
- the LOC141706307 gene encoding ATP synthase subunit a-like translates to MPIFHHFDENSLNSNQTYTTKSFTSKSEPEPTTTMTINDYAINPSIASGAQAQALNERAVELWAGIHDVLGELMVNRSPDEVLRAAEAVHESSNEIAFLECLLNDLHINGVESEAFAETLFLMGQAPTIPSPLKQFSILPLIPMNIGHLYFSFTNPSLFMLFTLGLVLLLVHFVTKNGGGNSVPNAWQSLVELIYDYVPNLVNEQIGGLSGNVKQKFSPRILVTFTFSFFRNPQGMIPYSFIVTSHFLITLGLSFSIFIGITLMGFQRNGLHFLSFSLPAGVQLPLAPFLVLLELIPHCFRALSSCICLFANMMAGHSSVKILSGFTWTMLCMNDLLYFIGYLGPLFIVLAFTGPELGVAISQAHVSTISIYIYLNDATNLHQSEVVIYN, encoded by the coding sequence ATGCCTATATTTCACCACTTTGACGAGAACAGCCTGAATAGTAATCAAACATATACTACTAAATCTTTTACTAGTAAATCTGAACCTGAACCAACGACGACTATGACTATTAATGATTATGCTATTAACCCATCTATCGCTTCTGGCGCTCAGGCTCAGGCGTTGAATGAACGTGCAGTGGAACTTTGGGCTGGAATACATGACGTATTAGGAGAGTTAATGGTTAACAGAAGTCCCGACGAGGTTTTAAGAGCGGCGGAGGCGGTGCATGAGTCAAGCAACGAGATCGCTTTTCTGGAGTGCCTTTTAAATGATTTGCACATAAATGGAGTGGAGAGTGAAGCTTTTGCGGAAACTTTGTTTCTAATGGGGCAGGCCCCCACCATCCCCAGCCCACTTAAGCAATTTTCCATTCTCCCATTGATTCCTATGAATATAGGACACTTGTATTTCTCATTCACAAATCCCTCTTTGTTTATGCTATTCACTCTCGGTTTGGTCCTACTTTTAGTTCATTTTGTTACTAAAAACGGAGGTGGAAACTCAGTACCAAATGCTTGGCAATCCTTGGTAGAGCTTATTTATGATTACGTGCCGAACCTAGTAAACGAACAAATAGGTGGTCTTTCCGGAAATGTTAAACAAAAGTTTTCCCCTCGCATCTTGGTCACTTTTACTTTTTCGTTCTTTCGTAATCCACAGGGTATGATACCTTATAGCTTCATAGTTACAAGTCATTTTCTTATTACTTTGGGCCTctcattttcaatttttattGGCATTACTCTCATGGGATTTCAAAGAAATGGGCTTCATTTTTTAAGCTTTTCATTACCCGCAGGAGTCCAACTGCCGTTAGCACCCTTTTTAGTACTCCTTGAGCTAATCCCTCATTGTTTTCGTGCATTAAGTTCATGTATATGTTTATTTGCTAATATGATGGCCGGCCATAGTTCAGTAAAGATTTTAAGTGGGTTCACTTGGACTATGCTATGTATGAATGATCTCTTATATTTCATAGGATATCTGGGTCCTTTATTTATAGTTCTTGCATTTACCGGTCCGGAATTAGGTGTAGCTATATCACAAGCTCATGTTTCTACAATCTCAATCTATATTTACTTGAATGATGCTACAAATCTCCATCAAAGTGAAGTGGTTATTTATAATTGA